A genome region from Corynebacterium uberis includes the following:
- the murA gene encoding UDP-N-acetylglucosamine 1-carboxyvinyltransferase has protein sequence MKDRFIVTGGARLVGSVRVSGAKNSVLKLMAAALLAEGTTTLRNCPEILDVPLMRDVLEGLGCEVLIDGPVVHITTPAQPSSDASFDAVRQFRASVCVLGPLTARCRRAVVALPGGDAIGSRPLDMHQSGLEQLGAVTRIQHGAVVAEAEQLVGAHIKLDFPSVGATENILTAAVLASGRTVLDNAAREPEISDLCAMLVSMGARIDGAGTSTITIDGVERLHPTEHEVIGDRIVAGTWAYAAAMTQGDITVGGISPRHLHLPLEKLKVAGADVESYETGFRVRMDHRPAAVDYQTLPFPGFPTDLQPMAIGISAVADGTSVITENVFEARFRFVDEMLRLGADATVDGHHVVLRGIEQLSSTEVWSSDIRAGAGLVLAALVAEGQTTVHDVHHIDRGYPNFVENLQALGANVQRIHGHGQ, from the coding sequence GTGAAGGATCGTTTCATCGTAACTGGAGGGGCGCGGCTGGTCGGCTCGGTCAGAGTCAGCGGCGCCAAGAACAGCGTGTTAAAGCTGATGGCGGCGGCGCTGTTGGCGGAGGGGACCACCACGCTGCGCAATTGCCCGGAAATCCTGGACGTTCCGCTCATGCGGGACGTTCTGGAGGGGCTGGGGTGCGAGGTGCTTATCGACGGCCCCGTCGTGCACATCACCACGCCCGCGCAGCCGTCGAGCGATGCCTCCTTCGATGCCGTGCGCCAGTTCCGCGCCTCCGTGTGTGTGCTGGGGCCGCTGACAGCCCGGTGCCGGCGCGCCGTGGTGGCGCTACCCGGCGGTGACGCCATCGGATCGCGCCCGCTGGACATGCACCAGTCGGGCCTGGAGCAGTTGGGGGCCGTGACCCGCATCCAGCACGGGGCGGTTGTCGCGGAGGCTGAGCAGCTCGTCGGCGCACACATCAAGCTGGACTTCCCCTCGGTGGGGGCGACGGAAAATATCCTCACCGCGGCCGTGCTCGCCAGTGGTCGCACGGTGCTGGACAACGCCGCGCGGGAACCGGAGATCTCCGACCTGTGCGCCATGCTGGTGTCCATGGGGGCGCGTATCGACGGCGCGGGCACCTCCACCATCACCATCGACGGCGTCGAGCGGCTCCATCCCACCGAACACGAAGTGATCGGCGACCGCATCGTCGCCGGCACCTGGGCCTACGCCGCGGCGATGACCCAAGGGGACATCACCGTGGGCGGGATCTCCCCGCGCCACCTGCACCTGCCGCTGGAAAAGCTCAAGGTAGCGGGCGCGGACGTGGAGTCCTATGAAACCGGCTTCCGGGTGCGCATGGACCACCGGCCTGCGGCCGTGGACTACCAGACCTTGCCCTTCCCTGGCTTCCCCACGGATCTCCAGCCGATGGCCATTGGCATCTCCGCGGTGGCCGACGGCACGTCGGTGATTACGGAAAACGTCTTTGAGGCGCGCTTCCGGTTCGTTGATGAGATGCTGCGCCTCGGTGCGGACGCCACCGTGGACGGGCACCACGTGGTGCTGCGTGGGATAGAACAACTCTCTTCAACAGAGGTGTGGTCCTCAGACATCCGCGCCGGGGCCGGCTTGGTGCTCGCCGCCCTGGTGGCCGAGGGGCAGACCACCGTCCACGACGTCCACCACATCGACCGGGGTTACCCCAACTTTGTGGAAAACCTCCAGGCGCTTGGCGCCAACGTGCAGCGCATCCACGGCCACGGCCAGTAG
- the ramA gene encoding acetate metabolism transcriptional regulator RamA: MEPQRIKDDEEVVHQALTSLKTATGIPVTLFAAMLPGNRLQITQWVGLRTPALHNLIIEPGVGVGGRVVTTRRPVGVSDYTRASVISHENDSYIQDEGLYSLVAVPVIVRRDIRGVLYVGVHSPVRLGDKVIEEVTMTARTLEQDLAVNAALRLAAGAPAPAVLKPGRALSGAEWEQVRSTHSKLRMLTNRVEDEEVRRDLEALCDQMVTPVHVKQSTKLSTRELDVLSCVALGHTNLEAAEEMGIGAETVKSYLRSVMRKLGAHTRYEAVNAARRIGALP; the protein is encoded by the coding sequence GTGGAACCCCAGCGCATCAAGGACGACGAAGAGGTAGTGCACCAAGCACTGACTTCACTAAAAACCGCCACCGGCATCCCGGTGACGCTCTTCGCAGCCATGTTGCCCGGGAATCGGCTCCAGATCACCCAATGGGTGGGGCTACGTACCCCCGCCCTGCACAACTTGATCATCGAGCCGGGGGTAGGCGTGGGGGGCCGCGTGGTCACCACCCGCCGCCCCGTGGGAGTTAGCGACTACACCCGCGCGTCCGTGATCTCCCACGAAAATGACAGCTACATCCAGGACGAAGGTCTCTACTCCCTGGTCGCCGTGCCGGTGATCGTGCGCAGGGACATCCGCGGCGTGCTCTACGTGGGCGTCCACTCGCCGGTGCGCCTGGGCGACAAGGTCATCGAGGAGGTCACCATGACCGCCCGAACCCTGGAGCAGGACCTGGCCGTCAACGCCGCACTGCGGCTCGCTGCGGGCGCCCCGGCCCCCGCGGTGCTCAAGCCGGGCAGGGCGCTGTCGGGCGCGGAGTGGGAGCAGGTGCGGTCCACCCATTCGAAACTGCGGATGCTGACCAACCGGGTCGAAGACGAGGAGGTGCGCCGGGACCTGGAGGCCCTGTGCGACCAGATGGTCACGCCCGTCCACGTCAAACAGTCCACCAAGCTGTCCACCCGTGAGCTGGATGTGCTCTCGTGCGTGGCCTTGGGGCACACCAACCTGGAAGCGGCGGAGGAGATGGGCATCGGCGCGGAGACGGTCAAGAGCTACCTGCGCTCGGTCATGCGCAAGCTGGGTGCCCATACCCGCTATGAGGCGGTCAACGCGGCGCGGCGGATTGGGGCGTTGCCCTGA
- the cysK gene encoding cysteine synthase A produces MAKIYQDITETIGRTPLVRLNRLTADLDAEILVKVESFNPANSVKDRIGKAIIEAAEAAGELKPGGTIVEATSGNTGIALAMVGAAKGYHVVLTMPETMSTERRVMLRAYGAEIVLTPGAAGMQGAVDKADEIVAEREGAILAKQFSNPANPRIHRETTAEEIWEDTDGNVDIFVAGFGTGGTVSGVGEVLKERKPDVQVYAVEPSASPLLTAGKAGPHKIQGIGANFIPEVLDRKILDDVLTVDNDAAVEWARKLGEAEGILGGISSGANIKAALDLAAKPENKGKTIVTVVTDFGERYVSTVLYEDIRD; encoded by the coding sequence ATGGCAAAGATTTACCAAGACATCACCGAGACCATCGGCCGCACCCCGCTCGTCCGACTCAACCGGCTCACCGCCGACCTCGACGCGGAGATCCTGGTCAAGGTCGAGTCCTTTAACCCGGCCAACAGCGTTAAGGACCGCATCGGCAAGGCCATCATCGAGGCCGCCGAGGCCGCGGGCGAACTCAAGCCCGGCGGCACCATCGTCGAGGCGACCTCCGGCAACACCGGCATCGCCCTGGCCATGGTCGGCGCCGCCAAGGGCTACCACGTGGTCCTGACCATGCCGGAGACCATGTCCACCGAGCGCCGGGTCATGCTGCGCGCCTACGGCGCCGAGATCGTGCTCACCCCCGGGGCCGCCGGCATGCAGGGCGCGGTGGACAAGGCCGATGAAATCGTCGCCGAGCGCGAGGGCGCCATCCTGGCCAAGCAGTTCTCCAACCCCGCCAACCCGCGCATCCACCGCGAGACCACCGCCGAGGAGATCTGGGAGGACACCGACGGCAACGTGGACATCTTCGTCGCCGGCTTCGGCACCGGCGGCACCGTCTCCGGCGTCGGCGAGGTACTCAAGGAGCGCAAGCCCGACGTCCAGGTCTACGCCGTCGAGCCCTCCGCCTCCCCGCTGCTGACCGCAGGCAAGGCCGGCCCCCACAAGATCCAGGGCATCGGCGCCAACTTCATCCCCGAGGTCCTTGACCGCAAGATCCTCGACGACGTGCTCACCGTGGACAACGACGCCGCCGTCGAATGGGCCCGCAAGCTCGGCGAGGCCGAGGGCATCCTCGGCGGCATCTCCTCCGGCGCCAACATCAAGGCCGCCCTGGACCTGGCCGCCAAGCCGGAAAACAAGGGCAAGACCATCGTCACCGTGGTCACCGACTTCGGCGAGCGCTACGTCTCCACCGTCCTCTACGAAGACATCCGCGACTAA
- the epsC gene encoding serine O-acetyltransferase EpsC has translation MIREDLANAKEHDPAARGNVENALVYSGLHAIWSHRIAHRLWIRGAKGPARILAQFTRFLTGIEIHPGATIGRRFFIDHGMGVVIGETTEIGDGVMLYHGVTLGGQVLTQTKRHPTLCDNVTVGTGAKVLGPITIGEGSAIGANAVVTKDVPAQHIAVGIPATYRPRGSHERVKLVDPDFYVI, from the coding sequence ATGATTCGGGAGGACCTGGCCAACGCCAAGGAACATGACCCCGCAGCGCGTGGCAACGTTGAAAACGCGCTCGTCTACTCCGGGCTTCACGCCATCTGGTCACACCGCATCGCCCACCGCCTGTGGATCCGCGGGGCCAAGGGGCCAGCACGCATCCTCGCCCAATTCACCCGCTTTCTCACCGGCATTGAGATCCACCCCGGGGCGACCATCGGGCGGCGCTTCTTCATCGACCACGGCATGGGCGTGGTCATCGGGGAGACCACAGAAATCGGCGACGGCGTCATGCTCTACCACGGCGTCACCCTCGGCGGGCAGGTGCTCACCCAGACCAAGCGCCACCCCACCCTGTGCGACAACGTCACCGTAGGCACCGGGGCGAAGGTCCTTGGACCCATCACCATCGGCGAAGGCTCCGCCATCGGCGCCAACGCCGTGGTGACCAAGGACGTGCCCGCACAGCACATCGCCGTGGGCATCCCCGCCACCTACCGGCCGCGCGGCTCCCACGAGCGCGTCAAACTGGTCGACCCTGACTTTTACGTCATCTAG
- a CDS encoding GNAT family N-acetyltransferase has protein sequence MKTSVTHEPELQRFVLQVNGTAAGHLDYVLDHSGVADFRHTVVAEEFRGKGLSGPLISGALEYAREEGWRVRPTCPAVAGFVDKHPEFSALLA, from the coding sequence ATGAAGACTTCTGTGACGCACGAGCCTGAGCTGCAGCGTTTTGTCCTTCAGGTCAATGGCACTGCGGCGGGCCACCTGGACTATGTTCTGGACCACTCTGGGGTGGCGGATTTCCGCCACACGGTGGTCGCCGAGGAATTTCGCGGCAAGGGGTTATCCGGCCCGCTGATCAGTGGGGCCCTGGAGTACGCGCGCGAGGAGGGTTGGCGCGTGCGCCCCACCTGCCCAGCCGTGGCGGGTTTCGTGGACAAGCACCCAGAGTTCTCCGCACTGCTGGCCTAA
- a CDS encoding metal-sensitive transcriptional regulator, with protein MSSPKDPCCPETTPGYSPAASSYITRLKRIEGQVRGLQRMIEADEYCIDVVTQISAAAGALNSVAVALMEDHLHHCVAQAVRAGSDQGDEKIAEAMRAISRMVKG; from the coding sequence ATGAGCTCGCCCAAGGACCCCTGCTGCCCGGAGACCACCCCCGGATACTCCCCCGCAGCCAGCAGCTACATCACCCGGCTCAAGCGCATCGAGGGTCAGGTCCGCGGCCTCCAGCGCATGATCGAAGCGGACGAATACTGCATCGACGTGGTCACCCAAATCAGCGCCGCCGCCGGGGCGTTGAACTCCGTGGCCGTCGCGCTCATGGAGGACCACCTGCACCATTGTGTCGCGCAGGCCGTGCGCGCCGGCTCCGACCAAGGCGACGAAAAGATCGCGGAAGCCATGCGGGCGATCTCGCGGATGGTCAAGGGCTAG
- a CDS encoding threonine/serine ThrE exporter family protein: MAQDTQFKMGLEADAVLRLGMLLMGAGAGGYRVIRGMKRAARALGFDNMDAVISVTTITCTFHRGEQFRTIVANQDSPDVDASRIEALENLTHGLQRRITVDELNGYLDEIDRGVVKRWPHWFRAVAAGVACASFAVLNRFATPEVVLVALSACAGQSVRGWMGKHKVRQLGGVAAGGVVACLVYYLIIQVLGLTGVVDPERLNVGFVAAVLFLVPGFPLFSAMIDLSRFDMDAGISRLTYALTIIITATFSVGMISWVTGMNPAPVVADPMAWWQWYPLAAVASFAGIAGFAFLFNSSRRMVLVASLVGTTANVARLALVEAGLSPYMAAFIGGLIIGGLGAVAVTTAHIPRVTSTVPAAVIMIPGPAMFRAIHALNEGLMDDAVSHAATAMMTVIAIGAGLVAARMLTDKDWAFGVYINFDKKLEPAADD, from the coding sequence GTGGCGCAAGATACTCAGTTCAAGATGGGCCTGGAAGCTGATGCGGTATTGCGGCTGGGCATGCTGCTCATGGGTGCGGGCGCGGGCGGTTATCGGGTGATTCGGGGAATGAAGCGCGCGGCGCGGGCGCTGGGTTTTGACAATATGGATGCGGTCATTTCCGTGACCACGATTACGTGTACTTTTCATCGCGGCGAACAATTTCGCACGATTGTGGCTAACCAGGACAGTCCGGACGTGGATGCCTCGCGCATTGAGGCCCTGGAAAACCTCACCCATGGCCTGCAGCGGCGCATTACTGTTGATGAGCTGAATGGGTACCTCGATGAGATTGACCGGGGCGTCGTCAAGCGATGGCCGCACTGGTTTCGCGCGGTGGCTGCGGGGGTGGCGTGCGCGAGTTTTGCGGTGCTTAATCGCTTTGCGACGCCCGAGGTGGTCCTTGTTGCGCTGTCCGCGTGCGCGGGGCAGTCGGTGCGCGGGTGGATGGGCAAGCACAAGGTCCGCCAGCTCGGCGGGGTTGCCGCCGGCGGGGTGGTCGCCTGCCTGGTGTACTACCTGATCATCCAGGTGCTGGGGCTGACGGGGGTGGTGGATCCGGAGCGGCTCAACGTCGGATTCGTGGCGGCGGTGCTGTTCCTCGTGCCGGGTTTCCCGCTATTTTCGGCGATGATTGACCTATCGCGCTTTGACATGGATGCCGGTATCTCACGGCTGACCTACGCGCTGACGATCATCATCACCGCGACCTTCTCGGTGGGGATGATCAGTTGGGTGACGGGGATGAATCCGGCACCGGTTGTTGCTGATCCCATGGCGTGGTGGCAGTGGTACCCGCTGGCAGCGGTGGCCAGTTTTGCCGGGATCGCCGGCTTTGCGTTCCTGTTTAACTCCTCGCGCAGGATGGTGCTCGTTGCCTCCCTGGTGGGCACCACGGCGAACGTGGCGCGGCTGGCACTCGTGGAGGCGGGTTTAAGCCCCTATATGGCGGCCTTCATCGGCGGGCTGATCATCGGTGGCTTGGGGGCGGTAGCGGTAACCACCGCACATATTCCGCGGGTGACGTCCACGGTGCCAGCCGCGGTGATCATGATCCCGGGGCCTGCCATGTTTCGGGCCATTCACGCCCTCAACGAGGGGCTGATGGATGATGCCGTCTCCCACGCGGCGACGGCGATGATGACGGTGATTGCCATCGGCGCAGGCCTGGTGGCCGCCCGAATGCTCACCGATAAGGACTGGGCCTTCGGCGTCTACATCAACTTTGATAAGAAGCTCGAGCCCGCAGCCGACGACTAG
- a CDS encoding Fic family protein has translation MLDLVPVLYSAAVVFEGVRTGRAGAVKFLTIGDASDVVSRADLAVLQDLSAAAAYLLKASELPLSAEIVRGINASMTRSAALVPGALRQAGQGIGVNTRYGRHEPAAMTDDDVEGLVPEMCAQPSAVDAALTAFIRISAAQPFGDGNKRTALMAANHILIHAGTGQLLMVPHRDNDPELAEAFHDALARAYIFGAEAPVRSLLLDKGLITV, from the coding sequence GTGCTCGATCTCGTCCCGGTCCTGTATTCCGCGGCAGTGGTCTTTGAAGGTGTGCGTACGGGGCGTGCCGGCGCGGTGAAGTTCCTGACCATCGGGGATGCCTCCGACGTGGTCAGCCGCGCTGACCTGGCTGTGCTGCAGGACCTTAGTGCTGCGGCGGCGTATCTTCTTAAAGCTAGTGAGCTGCCGCTTTCGGCTGAGATAGTCCGCGGCATTAATGCGAGCATGACGCGAAGCGCAGCGCTTGTTCCCGGCGCATTGCGGCAAGCGGGGCAAGGAATTGGGGTGAACACCCGGTATGGGCGCCACGAGCCAGCCGCGATGACAGACGATGATGTGGAGGGGCTGGTGCCCGAGATGTGTGCGCAGCCATCCGCCGTTGATGCGGCGCTGACGGCGTTTATTCGAATAAGTGCGGCGCAACCGTTTGGTGATGGGAATAAGCGCACGGCGCTTATGGCCGCCAATCACATACTGATTCATGCGGGCACGGGGCAGCTGTTGATGGTTCCGCATCGGGACAATGATCCCGAATTGGCGGAAGCGTTTCATGATGCGCTGGCGCGCGCGTACATCTTTGGGGCGGAGGCTCCTGTGCGTTCGCTCCTGCTGGACAAGGGGCTGATCACCGTGTGA
- a CDS encoding acetyl-CoA hydrolase/transferase family protein produces MSERIAHAELRSKVMTADDAAAFINNGDKVGMSGFTGAGYPKELPSAIARRAKEAHGRGEEFRIDVFTGASTAPDCDGVLAEADAVRFRTPYQSDPTMRAKINSGDIKYADIHLSHLGMYVEQGFFGNFDVAIVEAVRITEDGHIVPSSAVGNNVEFINAADKVIVEVNSWQSLDLEGMHDIYHIPALPNRTPIPITAPGDRIGTTYIEVDPAKIVAVVETDDPDRNAPFKPADEISQRIAGNFLDFLEGEVAAGRLSYDHYVMQSGVGNVPNAVMAGLLDSKFENIQAYTEVIQDGMVDLIDAGKMTVASATSFSLSPEYAEKMNAEAARYRDSIILRPQQISNHPEVIRRVGLIATNGMIEADIYGNINSTNVSGSRVMNGIGGSGDFTRNGYISSFISPSVAKDGAISAIVPFASHIDHTEHDVMVVITEYGYADLRGLAPRDRVAKMISIAHPDYRAQLEEYVERAGKGPYAQTPHDLGTAFSFHLNLAENGTMRLK; encoded by the coding sequence ATGTCTGAAAGAATTGCTCACGCCGAGCTGCGTTCCAAGGTCATGACTGCCGACGACGCTGCCGCCTTCATCAACAACGGCGACAAAGTGGGCATGTCCGGATTCACTGGCGCCGGCTACCCCAAGGAGCTGCCCTCCGCCATCGCGCGCCGCGCCAAGGAGGCCCACGGCCGGGGTGAGGAATTCCGCATCGACGTCTTCACCGGCGCCTCCACCGCGCCCGACTGCGACGGCGTGCTTGCTGAAGCCGACGCCGTCCGCTTCCGCACCCCCTACCAGTCCGACCCCACCATGCGCGCCAAGATCAACAGCGGCGACATCAAGTACGCGGACATCCACCTGTCCCACCTGGGCATGTACGTCGAGCAGGGATTCTTTGGCAACTTCGACGTCGCCATCGTCGAGGCCGTGCGCATCACCGAAGACGGCCACATCGTGCCCTCCTCCGCAGTGGGCAACAACGTGGAGTTCATCAACGCCGCGGACAAGGTCATCGTGGAGGTCAACTCCTGGCAGTCCCTCGACCTGGAGGGCATGCACGACATCTACCACATCCCCGCACTGCCCAACCGCACCCCCATTCCCATCACCGCGCCCGGCGACCGCATTGGCACCACCTACATCGAGGTCGACCCCGCCAAGATCGTCGCCGTGGTGGAGACCGACGACCCCGACCGCAACGCCCCCTTCAAGCCCGCCGATGAAATCTCCCAGCGCATCGCCGGCAACTTCCTGGACTTCCTCGAAGGCGAAGTCGCCGCCGGGCGCCTGAGCTATGACCACTACGTCATGCAATCCGGCGTGGGCAACGTCCCCAACGCAGTCATGGCCGGACTGCTGGACTCCAAGTTTGAAAACATCCAGGCCTACACCGAGGTCATTCAAGACGGCATGGTCGACCTCATCGACGCCGGCAAGATGACCGTCGCCTCCGCCACCTCCTTCTCCCTGTCGCCCGAATACGCAGAGAAGATGAACGCCGAAGCCGCCCGCTACCGCGACTCCATCATCCTGCGCCCCCAGCAGATCTCCAACCACCCTGAGGTCATCCGGCGCGTTGGACTGATCGCCACCAACGGCATGATCGAAGCCGACATCTACGGCAACATCAACTCCACCAACGTCTCCGGATCGCGCGTCATGAACGGCATCGGTGGCTCCGGCGACTTCACCCGCAACGGCTACATCTCCTCCTTCATCTCCCCCTCCGTAGCCAAGGACGGCGCCATCTCCGCCATCGTGCCCTTCGCCTCCCACATCGACCACACCGAACACGACGTCATGGTGGTCATCACCGAATACGGCTACGCCGACCTGCGTGGCCTGGCCCCCCGCGACCGCGTAGCCAAGATGATCTCCATCGCCCACCCGGACTACCGCGCGCAGCTGGAAGAATACGTGGAACGCGCTGGCAAGGGCCCCTACGCCCAGACCCCCCACGACCTGGGCACAGCCTTCTCCTTCCACCTCAACCTGGCAGAAAACGGCACCATGCGCCTGAAGTGA
- the dusB gene encoding tRNA dihydrouridine synthase DusB, protein MTVRIGSLTLASPVILAPMAGVTNVAFRMLCREIEQRHTGTVSGLYVCEMITARALVERNEKTLRMTTFDPSESPRSLQLYTTDPAYTYDAVKMIVDNNMADHVDMNFGCPMPKVTRRGGGAALPYKRRLYGNIVAAAVRATAGTDIPITVKFRIGIDEEHHTHVDAARIAAAEGAAAVTLHARTAAQRYSGSARWEEIARLVEHMDGTGVPVLGNGDIFAASDAAAMMAATGCAGVQVGRGCLGRPWLFAELSAHLRGQPIPQEPTLGQVCGVIERHAQLLAEYEGEQHACRDIRKHIGWYLRGFPVGGQTRRELSQVTSLDQLHERLAPWAESMERAAAPDDARGRQGSASTIALPDGWLDDPEDPTVPVGADIENSGG, encoded by the coding sequence GTGACTGTGCGCATCGGTAGCTTGACCCTGGCCTCCCCCGTCATCCTGGCCCCTATGGCCGGGGTGACCAACGTGGCCTTTCGCATGCTGTGCCGGGAGATTGAGCAGCGGCACACGGGGACGGTCTCTGGGCTGTATGTCTGCGAGATGATTACCGCCCGCGCCCTGGTGGAGCGCAATGAGAAGACCCTGCGGATGACCACCTTTGATCCGTCCGAGTCGCCGCGCAGCCTGCAGTTGTATACCACCGATCCGGCGTACACCTATGACGCGGTGAAGATGATTGTGGACAACAACATGGCCGACCATGTGGATATGAATTTCGGCTGCCCCATGCCCAAGGTCACCCGCCGTGGTGGCGGGGCCGCGCTGCCCTATAAGCGCCGCCTGTACGGCAATATTGTGGCCGCCGCGGTGCGCGCCACCGCGGGCACGGATATTCCTATTACGGTGAAGTTTCGCATCGGTATTGATGAGGAGCATCACACGCATGTCGACGCCGCCCGCATCGCCGCCGCGGAGGGTGCCGCGGCGGTCACGCTGCACGCCCGCACCGCCGCGCAGCGCTATTCCGGTTCTGCCCGCTGGGAGGAGATTGCTCGCCTGGTTGAGCACATGGATGGCACGGGGGTGCCGGTGCTGGGCAACGGGGACATCTTCGCCGCCTCTGATGCTGCGGCCATGATGGCGGCCACGGGCTGTGCGGGCGTGCAGGTGGGCCGGGGGTGCCTGGGCCGGCCGTGGCTATTTGCGGAGCTCTCGGCGCACCTGCGCGGCCAGCCCATCCCGCAAGAACCGACTCTGGGACAGGTGTGCGGGGTCATCGAGCGCCACGCGCAGCTGTTGGCCGAATATGAGGGCGAGCAGCACGCGTGCCGGGACATCCGCAAGCACATCGGCTGGTATTTGCGCGGCTTTCCCGTGGGTGGCCAGACGCGCCGCGAGCTGTCCCAGGTGACCTCGCTGGATCAGCTGCACGAGCGGCTGGCCCCGTGGGCGGAGTCGATGGAGCGGGCAGCCGCACCGGATGATGCGCGCGGGCGGCAGGGATCGGCGTCGACAATCGCGCTGCCGGATGGCTGGCTGGATGATCCGGAGGATCCCACCGTCCCGGTCGGCGCGGACATTGAAAACAGTGGCGGCTAA
- the phoU gene encoding phosphate signaling complex protein PhoU produces the protein MRTAFRERLDAFAADVVALCTLVEEVLALSTRALLQSSLQAAEDAMSREQQVPAVVRRCEERAVKLLALEGPVARDLRQVVASIYIVEDLERMASLTVHVANAARRRHPEPVLSAELHPAFDSLAQLAAGMAATTRTLLTHPDPQAAQALERDDDAVDRLHEAIMTAVTRADWPGTSQEAVDAALVARYFERFADHCVNVGTRVIYLATGEYRD, from the coding sequence ATGCGCACAGCTTTTAGGGAACGTTTGGACGCCTTCGCCGCGGACGTGGTCGCGCTGTGCACCCTGGTCGAAGAGGTCCTGGCGCTGTCGACCCGGGCGCTGCTGCAGTCCTCTTTGCAGGCCGCGGAGGACGCCATGTCCCGGGAGCAGCAGGTACCTGCCGTGGTGCGCCGCTGCGAGGAGCGCGCCGTCAAACTGCTGGCTTTGGAGGGGCCGGTGGCCCGCGACCTGCGCCAGGTGGTGGCCTCTATCTACATCGTGGAGGACTTAGAGCGCATGGCCAGCCTGACGGTCCACGTGGCTAACGCCGCCCGGCGCCGCCACCCGGAGCCGGTGCTTTCTGCTGAGTTGCACCCGGCGTTTGATTCCTTGGCGCAGTTGGCTGCGGGGATGGCGGCCACGACTCGGACGCTGTTGACGCACCCGGATCCGCAGGCCGCGCAGGCGCTGGAGCGCGACGATGATGCCGTTGATCGCCTCCACGAGGCCATCATGACGGCGGTGACGCGCGCGGACTGGCCGGGCACTTCCCAGGAGGCTGTGGACGCCGCCTTGGTGGCGCGCTACTTCGAGCGCTTTGCGGACCACTGCGTCAACGTGGGTACGCGGGTGATCTACCTGGCCACCGGCGAGTACCGGGACTAG
- the pstB gene encoding phosphate ABC transporter ATP-binding protein PstB, which translates to MSKLELQDVNIFYGDFHAVQDVSLSVPAQSVTAFIGPSGCGKSTVLRAINRMHEVTPNTRVTGSILLDGQDIYGPKVDAVSVRTTIGMVFQKANPFPTMSIEDNVVAGLKLAGVKNKKRLREVAEKSLRGANLWEEVKDRLDKPGGGLSGGQQQRLCIARAIAVEPEVLLMDEPCSALDPISTLAVEDLIHELKEDFTIVIVTHNMQQAARVSDQTAFFSLEATGKPGQLVEVGPTRTIFENPTRKETEDYIAGRFG; encoded by the coding sequence ATGTCCAAGCTTGAGCTTCAAGACGTCAACATCTTCTACGGGGACTTCCACGCCGTCCAGGACGTCAGCCTCTCCGTGCCCGCCCAGTCCGTCACCGCCTTCATCGGGCCGTCCGGCTGCGGCAAGTCCACCGTGCTGCGCGCGATCAACCGCATGCACGAGGTCACCCCGAACACCCGCGTGACCGGCTCCATCCTCCTCGACGGCCAGGACATCTACGGCCCGAAGGTCGACGCGGTGTCCGTGCGCACCACCATCGGGATGGTCTTTCAAAAGGCCAACCCCTTTCCCACCATGTCCATCGAAGACAACGTGGTGGCCGGCCTGAAGCTGGCGGGGGTGAAAAACAAAAAGCGCCTACGCGAGGTCGCGGAGAAGTCCCTGCGCGGCGCGAACCTGTGGGAGGAGGTCAAGGACCGGCTGGACAAGCCCGGCGGCGGGCTGTCCGGCGGCCAGCAGCAGCGCCTGTGCATCGCGCGCGCCATCGCCGTGGAGCCCGAAGTGCTGCTCATGGACGAGCCCTGCTCGGCCCTGGACCCCATTTCCACCCTGGCCGTCGAAGACCTCATTCATGAGCTGAAGGAGGACTTCACCATCGTCATTGTCACCCACAACATGCAGCAGGCCGCCCGCGTGTCCGACCAGACGGCCTTCTTCTCCCTGGAGGCCACCGGCAAGCCCGGCCAGCTCGTCGAGGTGGGCCCCACCCGCACCATCTTTGAAAACCCCACCCGCAAGGAGACCGAGGACTACATCGCCGGGCGCTTCGGCTAG